The Moorella glycerini genomic interval TTTGGTTGGAATTGCGGGACTTATGGCCACAGGCACTGGTTGATATGGGTGGTTTCCCGGAATGGCATCCTGGCATTCATCTCATGCGCGTATTGGAGCGGTTCCTATATGCTCGCGCCAGTAGAATTATTATTCTCGCTCAAGGCTCGCTGAAATACCTGACGGCAAAAGGCGTACCTGCGGAGAAGGTTATTTTCCTACCCAATGGTGTACGGCTGGCGGATTTCCCTGATGCCATAACAAAAATGGCTAATCAAAAAGCACGGGAAGAAGCCCGGAAACAGTTTGACATGAAAGGATTTACGATAGTTTATACCGGAGCTCACGGTCCGGCCAATGCCCTTGATACCATCCTGGATACGGCCAGGGTTTTACGGGAAAACAGGCCGTCGAGTACTACCGGCCAGGATGTAAAATTTCTTCTGGTAGGGGATGGGCCGGCGAAGGTGGGGCTTATAGAAAAAGCCCGGGCCCTGGAACTCGAAAATGTGCGGTTTTTAGCGCCCGTTCCTAAAACCCAAATACCTGCGCTACTCATGGCTGCCGATGCAACAGTTATTACTCTGAAGGACGTGGCCGCCTTCCAATATGCGGTCAGTCCGAATAAACTTTTTGACTACCTGGCCGCCGGGAAACCAGTGCTTGCGGCTGTGCCGGGGGACATGGCCGCGATGGTGGCCGATGCTGGAGCGGGCATAGCCGTACCGCCGGAAAATCCTGAGGCCCTGGCCAAGGCGGTATTGAAGCTCGCGGCTCTCCCGGAAAAGGAGCTGATAGCCATGGGGCAGCGCGGCCGCAGGTTGGTAGAGGAGCATTTCTGCCGGGAAAAGCTGGCTATGGAGCTGGCCGCTATACTTGAAGAAACCCTATGAGATGGCTCTATAAATGGCGGCTTTTTTGGGATGCGGCTGTGAACAAGAGTTTTATGTTTTCATTAGGGGGAACTAACATCCATGAAAACTATCTGCGTTATAGGGCTGGGTTATATTGGCCTTCCTACGGCCAGCATACTCGCCACCCATGGCTTTAACGTTGTGGGTGTAGATGTAAACCCCAAAGTTGTTGATACCATAAATAAAGGTAGTGTCCATATTCAGGAGCCGGGGCTGAAGACGCTGGTCAAGGCAGCAGTGCAGTCCGGCAACCTTCATGCCGTAGAACGGCCCCAGGCGGCGGATGTCTACATTATCGCCGTTCCTACTCCGATCACGGAGGATAAGAAGGCCGACCTCAGTTTTGTTCGCACCGCTGCGGAGAGCATAACTCCGCTCTTGCGCAAGGGGAACCTGGTGATTCTTGAGTCTACATCTCCACCGGGGACCTGCGTGGAGCTACTCAAGCCCATTCTTGAATCGACAGGACTGCGGGCAGGGGAAGATTTCTACCTGGCTCATTGTCCTGAGCGGGTGCTACCTGGCCGTACGGTAAAAGAGCTTATCGAAAATGAGCGCATTATAGGAGGAATCAACCGGGCCTCTGCTGAAAAGGCAGCCCAGATTTACCGCGTCTTCGTTGAGGGAGGCATTCATCTCACCGACTGCACCACCGCTGAAACAGTTAAGTTGATGGAGAATACGTATAGGGACGTCAATATCGCCCTGGCCAACGAGTTGGCAATAGTTTGCGAGAAACTGGGCATCGACGCCTGGGAGGTTATCCGCCTAAGCAACCTGCACCCGCGAGTAAATATTCATCTGCCGGGGCCTGGTGTCGGGGGGCATTGCCTGGCGGTGGATCCATGGTTTATAGTCGAAAGATTTCCCGCGGAGGCCAGGCTTATTGCCCTTGGTCGCCGTACGAATGATAGTATGCCCGACCATGTGGTACGAAGATTAAAGGAAATCCTGGCATCTACCAAAACAAACCCATTTCACCCCTCCCGGGCAGGTTTAGCAGATCCAAGTAGACCAGCCGGTGAGGTTGAAGTAGCCTGTGGAAACAGCAGGACGGCGGCGGAGATAGCGGTAACGGCAGATGCAGACGGCTTTAAGGGTGACACTCCCACTCACTCAGATCAGGGTCCGTGGAAAATCGCCGTTCTCGGGGTGAGCTATAAAGGGAATATCGATGATGCACGAGAGACGCCAGCCTTACGAGTACTCCAGCTGCTGGAGAAGGAGGGTATTAGCTTCAGCGTTTATGACCCGCACGTCCGGGATTTTCCATACGAACTTTCCACGTTGAAGGAAACCGTTGCCGGGGCCGATTGTCTGCTGTTACTGGCAGACCATGACGAGTTTAAGTTTCTCCACCCTTTGGAAATTGGTAAACTTATGCGCCGCCCCGTCGTGTTCGATACACGGAATATGATCAATACCGACCTGTGGCGCGAATACGGTTTTGCAGTGTACTGCCTCGGCCGCGGTGTGGGTAAAGGATAATGTGGGCACGGGCCTGGGTACGGACGTAAACCAACTGGAGAGGAGCCTGCGGCAGGCCCTGGCGGAGGTACTGCGCGGGCAGGGCCGGGTTGCAGAGCTGCCGGCGGCCACCTACGGCCCGCCGCGGCCGGGGGACCTGCGTTCCAGCCTTTTAGATGCCGGGAAGATAGCCCGAGAACTGGGCTGGCGCCCGCAGGTGACCCTGGCGGAGGGCCTCAGGCGCACTGCTGCCTGGTTGTTTGCCGGCCGTATCGAGGACAAGGTATGAGAATGAAAAAGGTGGTATCAATGAAGTATTATGAGATACAAGATCCCATATTCGGCTTTATAACATCAATGAGGTGTATAAAGTGAAATTAAATATCCCCTGGCATCAATATGCTTTGATAGTGCTCCTGACGGAAAAAATGCAGGAAAACAGACAGCGGTTCGGCAAAACCGCTTTGCAAAAGTTAATTTACCTGCTGCAAACAGTATTTAAAGTGCCAGTTGGATATCAGTATAGCCTGTATATCCACGGTCCTTTTTGTAGCGAACTAATGGATGACCTGGACTATGTAAGCTGCATAGGGGGCGTGGCGGTAACAATGGATCAGGGCTCCAACGGTTACAGCATTTCACCGTCTCATAATGCCGCGCTGATTAAAAACAAGGCTCAGGACTTCCTGACTACTTATCAGCCGCAGATAAAAAAACTATTGGCTGAATTCGGTTCTAGGCGAGTCAGGGATCTGGAGCTGCGCTCTACCATTATTTTTGTTGACCGCGATGCCGTAACTAGCGACAGGGAAATAAAAAGGAAAGATTTTATCCAGGAGATAAAGAGCATCAAGCCGCACTTTTCCTATGAAGAAATTAAGGAAGCCATGGTAGAGCTTGAAAGCCGCGGCTACATTGAGCGGCGTAAGTAGGTGGATCCCTATGGCGAGGCCGGGGTGGTGGCCATCTTTTTGCAGATTAACGGCGATGGTATAGGATTTGAAAATACAGGAGAACCGGGGACCAAAATATGCGTTCATTATTGATTAAACGCCTCATTGATTTTATAGGGGCTTTCATGGGGCTGGTAGTTTTGTCGCCCCTTATTATACTTATTGCCCTGCTGGTGCGGATGAATATGGGCGCCCCGGTGTTGTTCCGCCAGGTGCGGCCCGGCCTGCACGGCCGGCCCTTTATTCTCTATAAGTTTCGGACTATGCGGGACCTACGGGACGCTGAGGGCCGTTTACTTCCCGATGAAATGCGGCTGACCAGATTAGGCCGTATCTTGCGCTCCACCAGCCTTGATGAACTGCCGGAGCTATTTAATGTTCTAAAAGGGGAAATGAGCCTGGTAGGGCCGCGGCCGTTATTAATGGAATACCTGGACCGCTATACCCCGGAACAGGCGCGGCGGCACGAAGCGAAGCCGGGGATTACCGGCTGGGCTCAGGTGAACGGTAGAAATGCCATTACCTGGGAGGAGAAGTTCAAACTGGATGTCTGGTACGTGGATAACTGGAGCCTGGGATTGGACCTCAAGATCTTGGGGTTAACTCTTATAAAAGTGTTGAAGCGTGAAGGCATCAGCGCCGGCGGTCACGCCACCATGCCTGAGTTCCGAGGTTCGCAGGGGCCAGGGCAGATGTGGGGCTGAAAAGGCTGTTTTTGAAGCTATTCATGCGGGCTGGAGGAATACCTTGACATGAACATACTTTTGACCTCTGCTGGTAGGCGTGTTTCCCTTCTCAGGGCTTTTCGGCGTGCTGTAGAAAATTTAAAAGGCAGTAAAATAATGGCGGCAGATTGTGATCCCACAGCTCCTACCTTAATTGAAGCTGACGAATCATTTATTTTGCCCCGCGTCTCATCTGACAGGTATATAGAAGAATTAATTAATATCTGCGAACAAAAAAAGATCGATTTAGTTATACCTTTAATTGATCCGGAGTTGCCTTTGCTGGCCGGCAGTAAAGATATTTTTTATAAAATTGGGTGCACTGTAGCCATTTCTGCTCCAGAAACAGTTAATATTGGAAATGATAAATTGGCCACATGGAACTTTTTTGCTTCTAATAATATTCCTGCTGCCCAAACTTTTACAAAGGACGAAGCGCAAGAAAAGTTAATAAGACATGATCTTAGCTTTCCGGTTATTATAAAACCTCGTTGTGGCTCGAGCAGTCAGGGAATAATAAAATGTGATACTAGAGATCAATTATTTTTCTATATTTCAAAGGAAAAGGATATTATCATTCAAGAATTGCTTCTTGGCCCGGAAGTAACTCTTGATATTATGGGTGACGGACAGGGAGGACTCTTATCATTAGTTCCACGAAAACGTTTAAAAATACGGGGCGGAGAAGTGGAAAGGGGTATTACGGTTGATGACGGGCTATTTTATAATTATGTGGTAAAAATAGTTCAGATATTGAAGCCATTTGGGGCAATAAACATTCAATGCTTTATTACCGGAAGAGGTCCTGTCTTTACGGAAATAAACCCGCGTTTTGGTGGCGGTTATCCTCTGGCTGATGCAGCAGGAGCCCGGTTTCCTGAAATGCTTATAGCTTTGGCAAGGGGTGAAAAAGTAAAGCCCAGGATTGGACAGTATCAGAGAGGTTTATTAATGAGTCGTTTTGACGAAGCCTTTTTTATTTCTCTAGAAAATGATCCTTTGGGATATTCTTTAATGAAGCTATAGACGGGTGTAAAAAATGAGTGAGTTAAAAGTTTTTATCTTTGATTTGGACGATACTTTATATCCGGAGATAGAATATTTATGGAGCGGTTTTAGAGCAGTAAGCCGGATGCTTGCGGATACCGAAGAGATGCAGGACAGGCTTTTTAATGATATGCAGGAGCTTTTTAAAGATGATAGAAAAAAGGTTTTTGATCGGTTTATTGAAGGATTATTATTACACCCGGAAAAATATACAGAGGATCTTATCCAAAAGATTTCGCGAATGGCACCAAGGGATATGATAAATGAAATGATATTATGTTATCGCCTGCATGACCCTCAAATTTCTTTATACGACGAAGTACCTTGTATTTTAGAACTATTAAAAGCTATGAGCATGCGTTTAGGCCTTATAACTGATGGCTTCTGGGAAGCACAGGAACGGAAGGTAAAAAGCCTGGGGTTAGAAAAATGGATGGAGTTAATTTTATATACTGATAAGCTAGGACCTGATCGTAAATATTGGAAACCTTCACCATGTGCTTTTAGTAAAGCATTGGATTATTTTGGAGTAGAAGCCGGTAGTGTATGCTATATTGGTGACAACCCGGCAAAGGATTTTATTGGACCTTCCAGCCTGGGTATTAAAACTGCCTGGATCAGGCGTCCTGAAGGTCTTTATAAAGAAATGATACCTGAGGAAGGTTTAATTAATGTTAATTATAAAATAGATACTTTATATGATTTGCTTTCGCTTGTTTAGACTATAGCTGGAGGGGCAGTAAAATGCAAATCCCCCTTTCCCGCCCGGATATCACCGAAAAGGAGATAAATCTGGTCAACGAGGTTCTCCGCTCGCCCTTCCTGGCCCTGGGGCCAAAGATGGTGGAGTTTGAAGAGGCTGTGGCAAACTATGTGGGACGCAGGTATGGTATCGCGGTAAACAGCGGCACCAGCGGGTTGCACCTGCTGATCAAGGCCTATGGCATCGGTGAGGGCGATGAGGTTATTACCACGCCCTTCAGTTTTATCGCCTCCAGCAACTGTATCCTTTATGAGCAGGCCAGGCCGGTCTTTGTCGATATTGAGCCGGAAACCGGAAATATAGATCCGAATCTTATTGAAGAGGCCATTACTTCCCGGACAAAAGCCATTTTACCGGTTGACGCCTTCGGCCAGCCGGCCCGGCTGGATGTCATCCGGGACATTGCCCGTCGCCACGGCCTGGTGGTCATCGAAGACGCCTGCGAAGCCCTGGGCTCAGAGTATAAGGGCGTAAAAACGGGGAGCGGCAGCTTTGCCGACGGTGCTGTTTTTGCTTTCTACCCCAATAAGCAGATTACCACCGGCGAGGGCGGTATGATTGTCACCGATGATGAGCGGGTGGCCGGACTGTGCCGCAGCCTGCGCAACCAGGGGCGGGGTGAAGGGGGCGTCTGGTTAAACCACGAGCGCCTGGGCTACAACTACCGCCTGGACGAGCTTTCGGCGGCCTTAGGATTAGCGCAGATGGGCAGGATTGAGGAGATTATCACGAAAAGGCAGCAGGTGGCGGAGCTTTATAACCAGAGGCTGGTGCAAATTCCCGGCATCCGTTTGCCTTACATAGCGCCGGAAGTAACCCGCATGAGCTGGTTCGTCTATGTAATCCGGGTCGGCATGGATGAGGCGGCGCCGGCCAAACAGGCGGCGGTGCGCGACCATGTTATGCAACGCCTGCAGGCAGCAGGCATCGGCTGCCGTCCCTATTTTACTCCCATCCACCTGCAACCTTTCTACCGCGCCTTCGGGTATAAGGAAGGAGATTTCCCGGTTACCGAAGCGGCCGGGCGGACGAGTATTGCCATTCCTTTTTACAATAATTTGACGGCGGCAGAAATTGATTATGTCGTGGAGACCCTGGAGAAGGCACTGGAGGAATATTAGAAAACCGGAGGAAAGAGGCCATGAATAGAATTACCCGCACCCTGGCCTTGATAACCGTTGACGCTGTAGCAGTCAATGCGGCTTTGTTTTTAGCTTTATGGCTGCGTTTTGACGGTGTTATTAAACCTGTGTACATAAACGGCGCCTTGCGGCTGGTGCCCCTGGCCACCTTATTTTATATAGCTTCCTTTTACTCCTTCCGCCTCTATAACCGCCTCTGGCAGTATGCCAGCATTAACGAGCTGCTGGCCATCGTTACAGCCACCCTGGTGGGAACTATGGCCAGCGTCTCCCTGGCTTATTTCCGCATGGTCGGCGGTACTTTTCCCCTGCCGCGCAGCATTTTTGCATTATGGACCATCCTGATTATTGCCCTGGTGGGCCTTTCCCGCCTTTCCTGGCGCCTTTTCCGCGAATACCGCTTCCCAATGGTGCGTAATGGTGGGCGGGCCGTCCTGATCGTCGGCGCCGGGGATGCCGGGGCTATGGTGGCCCGTGAATTCCGCAGTCGCAGTAACGGTTACGGCAGTGAGGCGCACCCCGTCGGCTTTGTCGATGACGATCCCAATAAGCAGGGCCGCACCCTGTACGGCCTGCCGGTCCTGGGCACCAGGGATGATATACCCCGGCTGGTGGAGGACTTTGGTATTGAAGAAATCGTTATCGCCATGCCTTCGGTGCGGGGCAAGATTATTCGTGAGATTGTTGAAATCTGTCATGGTACCGGTGCTGAATTGCGCATTTTACCTGGTATTTATGATTTGTTGGACGGCTCAGTTAAGGTTGACCCTATACGCGAGATAAGGATTGAAGACATCCTGGGCCGGGAGCCGGTCCAGGTCGACCTGGCGGCCATGGCCGGTTACCTGGCAGGGGAAGTGGTCCTGGTGACCGGCGCCGGCGGTTCCATCGGGTCGGAGCTCTGCCGCCAGGTGGCCGGCTTCGGCCCCGGACTGTTAATTTTGCTGGGCCACGGCGAGAACAGTATTTATGAAATCCACCAGGAATTAAGCCGCAGTTTCCCGGATATTGAGCTCGTCCAGGCTGTAGTGGATGTGAAGGACGAGGCCGCCGTTGACCAGCTTTTCCGGAAGTATAAGCCGGCGGTGGTTTTCCATGCTGCCGCCCACAAGCACGTGCCGCTGATGGAAATGAACCCCGCCGAGGCTATTAAGAATAACGTCCTGGGAACGCGGGTGGTGGCCCGGGCGGCCGATAAGCATCGCAGCAAGGTTTTCGTCCTGATTTCCACGGATAAAGCCGTCAATCCTACCAGCATCATGGGGGCGTCCAAGCGGGTGGCGGAGATGGTGGTCCAGGAAATGGCCCGGCGGAGCAAGACCCGTTTCGCGGCCGTGCGTTTCGGTAACGTCCTGGGCAGCCGGGGCAGCGTGGTACCTTTATTCCAGCGCCAGATTGCCGCTGGCGGCCCGGTGACGGTGACCCACCCTGAAATGACCCGCTACTTTATGACCATCCCCGAGGCAGTGCAGCTGGTCATCCAGGCCGGCGCCCTGGTCCGGGGCGGGGAGATCTTTGTCCTCGACATGGGCGAGCCGGTGAAAATATTAGACCTGGCGCGGAGCATGATTATCCTGTCTGGTTACGAACCGGGAAGGGATATTGAAATCGTCTTTACCGGCGTCCGGCCGGGGGAGAAGCTCTATGAAGAGATCCTGACGGCCGGGGAGGGAGTTAATGCTACTTCCCATGAGCGGATCTTTATTGCCCGGCCGGAGGAATTCGACGTCGCCAGGCTGGAGCGTTTCCTGTGGCTGGTTTCCCAGCCCAGCTGGCGGGCCGACATGGCCGGGGTGGAAGAACTGCTGCGCCTGGTCCTGCCTGGCTTCCGGGTAGATAAGGGGCAGGAACTGGTGCAGCTGGGGGAGGTGGTTAGCTTTGGCAAAGAAGTTATACGAGGACATGCTCTTTAAAATGATTACAGAGAAAAGCAGGGAACGTTTGCTTGAGTTCCTGGCAGCCCTGCCTCCAGAAACAGACAGGAACTTTGAACTATATCTCACCAAAATGGCCCAGAAAATACCTGATATTAATGGCCTGCTAACGGAAGTCCTCGAAAAGCCTCCGGTAACGGGAGAGGAAAAAGCAGACCTGATAGCCTTCGCCTGCTTCTTTGCTTTGAATATCTATTACCGTCATAAGAGAGATATAACAAAAGTCCATGATATTATAGAGAAATATAGGCACCGCTTCAGTCATCATCCCATGTTTCCCCACGTTTTATCCCTTTATTATAGAAGCACTGGCAGTAGCAAAGACCTAAAAACAGCGTTAGACTATGCTCAGCAGGCTGCTCAACTGATGCCCGGAAATCCAGGTGTCCAGCACAGCTTGGCCGAAGCCTTAATTAATTTGATGGATGAAGGGGAAATCGAAAAATCGGAAGCCAATTTAAACAGGGCCGAGGAAGCCATTAACAAAGCCATTATGCTGGAGGCAACCTATCCTAAATTTTATAGTACCAGGGGGAGATTGTTGGCTCTTAAAGGGATGTTCAAGGAAGCCCGGGAAGCAGTAGAGCAGGCGATAGATATGGAAGACTCCACAGCCCATGATTACCCCATTCGCTACAGCGGGTATCAAGATATTTTAGGGAAAATAAGGCAAATGGAGTTTTCCCGGCAGGTTGACAAGAAGCTGGCTGAAGCGGAAGGAAAAATTAATAAAGCAAGGCAGGAAACAGAGGAGCAGCTTAAACAATTCCGGGTGCAGAATTTGGAGTTTTTGGGCTTGTTTGCAGCCATTATTTCCTTTACAGTGGGCAGTATTCAATTTGTTTCCAGGTTGACCTTTGAGCAAGGAGTGATTTTGCTATTAATTTTTACCGGCAGTTTATTATACATTTATAGTGGGTTAAGCATAGTATTACACGGCAGAGCATATCTGTCTAGGACTATAATAGTACTGGCCCTGGCCCTCATTTTGTTTTTTGTTTCTTTGGCCTTCAAAGGAGTTCTGGTTAAATAATGAAAGTCATACGTTTAGAAGCGATTTCTTTAGCCGGGAGCGACATAAATGAAGACCTGTACGGTTATGACGCTCAAGCTTTCTGGGTAATGGATGGCGCCACAGCTTTAGTTACACCGTATACCGGAGATGCTGCCGCGGAAGTTTGCTGGTTGATAAATAAGGTGGAGGGAGTTATAAGGAGCGGGATTAAGGAACGAAACGCCGCTTTGCCAGAAATAATGAGGATGGCTGCCTTGGCGGTAAGGCGGGAGTTGGCTGGCAATGAAAATCGGCAGCCCTGGGAATTTCCTAGTTGCAGTATAGCGCTGGTAAGGGTAAACAAGGATTTTCTTGAATATTTCTTGCTCGGCGATGTGACCCTGGCTTTTAAATCCGGTGAAGAATTGAGGGTCATCAGCGATGATGCCATAAGAAGACTTGATGCAAAGGCGATAAAAGAAAAATTGCGTTTCCAGGCGGAAGGATTGACTTCTGCCGCCGCCAGGCAGGCCATACTCCCGATTTTGCGCCGGCACCGGTCCTTGATGAACACACCTGGCGGGTACTGGATTTTCAATGGCAGCCCCGAAGCGATTAAGAATGCCCTGACAGGAACGGTTAATTTGGAAAACAGCAGTGAGTTTATTTTAGCAACAGACGGTTTCTCCAGGCTGGTTGACACTTTTCATGTTTATCCCACCTGGGGCTTTTTGTTTCAGGACCTGAAAAAAAGCTCCCTCACTGAATTAGCCGAACGGCTCCGGCAGCTAGAACAAGACGACCTGGAATGCCTGCAGTACCCCCGCTTTAGCCCCCACGATGATGCTACGGCTTTATATGTAGAGTTGGGGGATGAAGCCGATAGGCGTACCTTATAATGGACCCAGAAAATAAAATACACATGCCGGCAGCTTTTCGCTTCTAACTAGTTTTTCAGTTCATCAAGCCCGAAAAGGAAGGGGGAAAACGTCGAACAGTTGCTTCCGGTTTCCCGTCAACATCGCCTTTTAGCAAGCAGTCGACGACAGTTTCCTCGTGGGCATTCAGTCCACAACAGATTTCCAGAATGGCTTATATTTAATTCACCCCGCTACTTTAAATTTCAGAATGATTGCCCACTTGATCTTTTTCATTATGGGTTGTGTCAAGCAGACATGAGTGGTTAGGAAGAAAAGGGGGGTAAGGGTGTTGTTAAATCCTGTTTTAGTTAATGCGGAAAGTTTCCAAGAAGCATGGCTTAAAGGTTCCAGGCTAATCGTTCAGAATAAATGGGAGTTATGGAATCTGATAGTACATATTACAAATCCCAACAACTTCGATACTATTTTTCACAGATCTGTTTCAAGATTTGCCTTTACCCATAACCTTTTAGATCCCAAAGCAGTGGCCTATACAATTTTTCCTTACAAACTCTACAGGCGGTATAGAACGGCAAGTAATTTATTTCATGTTTATAATAAACCCCATGGTTTTTATGAACGCAAATATGGTAGTAGTAAATATTGGGGCAATTACTTTAGACGAATGACATATTATGAAGGTACTAATGGGGTTATAAATCAACTTGAGAATATAATAAATGCTATTAACAATTCACGTAGAATCCATAAAGCAGCATATACAATCGTAATTCAAAAACCGGGTGGGGAAACTGTTAAACCTTTAGGTGGACCATGCCTTAATTATATTGCGATACAACAAGAACCTTCAACACCAAAAAGATTAAGTTTACTATGTGTTTATCGAAACCATGATTTTCTTGAACGAACTTATGGAAATTATTGGGGTTTATGCGAACTTCTCAAATTCCTAGCAGCAGAAATAGAAGCAATTCCTACAGGAATAACATGTATATCATCTCACGCTTTTATTGCTTCTCATAAGCGAGACTTTAAAAGATTGGTGGACAGTTTATGATGGCTTTACCTAATCTCCTCAAGGAAATAAAAATCGAGGTAACTCATAAATGTCCGTTAGCTTGTATTCATTGTTCAAGCGACTCTAGCCCATCATGTAATCGTGAAATGGATTTAAATTCATGCCTCAATATAGTACAAGAAGCAAATGATATGGGAGTAAAAAAAATAGTGTTTTCCGGTGGCGAACCATTAATTTGGGAGGGGTTGGAAAAAGTAGTACAAAAAGCATCTCAACATACAAACAAGATAATAGTTTATACATCAGGTAATATCAAAGATAGTTCTACAAAGCTTTATACTCTTAAATTATGTGGTGTTAGTAAGGTTGTGTTTAGTGTTTTTGGTGCAAATTCATATACACATGAAGGAATTACTCGTATAAATGGAAGTTTTAATGCAACGATGAAAGCAGTTTCAGCCGCAGTTAATTTAGGGTATCAGACAGAATTCCATTTTGTTCCGTTAAAGATTAATTACAAAAATCTTTCTGAAATAGCTAGGCTAGCGAGGCAAATGGGTGTTTCCCGTATAAGCCTCCTTAGGTTTGTCCCGCAAGGGCGAGGTTATATTTTAAGAAAATATGCCTTGAATCGTATACAGAACATCGAACTTAAGCAGATGATAGTTAATCTTAGAAAAATGGGATTTGACATTAGGACAGGATCACCCTTTAATTTCCTTTTAATTAATGACCAGCCTTCATGTATGGCGGCAAAGGATAGGTTAATAGTAGGGCCTGATTTGCGTATATACCCGTGTGATGCTTTTAAACAGATTAAAGCAGAAGAACTAGTTGGTACTTTACATTTTTCAACGTTAACTAGATACTCTTTAAAAGAGTGTTGGGAGAACTCCCCATTTCTTAAGGCTGTTAGAGATTACTTAAACAAAGGTTTTGCTGAGCCTTGCTGTCATTTAGCACATTAAATTAACCACCGTTTTTCAAATTAAAGTAACTCACGCCGCCGGCACAAACTGCAAGATTATCAAATTACAGCACCCCAAATTCTCAGGAATTGCACATTAGCACAATAAAATCCCCAAAGAAAAAAGCCGCTCAACGCGGCCTAAAAAGAAGGGGCCTTGAACCGTTCCGCCAATTTTTTATCAAGGGCAGCCAGGCGTTTTCTCTGGAAATCAAATCCTTGTTCCAGTTGCAACTGGCAAATAAAGCTGTAATAATGGGGTTCCTCGCGGGCGGTATAGAAAGACTCCAGGTATTTTAGCAATTCAGCGTAAAGGTCGCGGGCGAAATCCAATACCGGGCGTTCCAATTCCTCACCGTAGGAACCAGAAGTATTCGCCCAGAGGACGAAAGCCAGGATCTCCAGGAGACTTTCCACGTCTCTGGGGGAAGCAAGCTTAAGCATAGCCACCACCCTTAGAGGCCAATTTCGGCAGCTGCCTGGCGGACCACATCAGCACTAATCAGCTGGGCTTTAAGCTGGGCGCCCCAGAGGAGGGAAGTCAGGGCCAGGTTGTTCACCAGGCGCGGCCAGCCGCGGGAGCGAGAAGCGATGGCCTCGACGGCAGGCGGCTCAAATAAAGGCCTGGTAGCCCCCACCAGGGATAAATGGTGCTCCAGGTAGGCGCCCACCTCCTCACGGTTTAAAGGTTCCACCTGGAAGCGAACCACCAGGCGTTGGGCCAGAGACTGGGTCTGGTTCAACTCCAAGCGGCTCAACAAAAAAGGCAAGCCGGCCAGGACCAGGATAAAAGGATTAAAGGCGTCCATGGCGAAATTAAAGAGCAGGGCCAGGTCCAGCAGGAATTTGGGGTTAGCCAGGTGCATCTCATCCAGGATGAAGACGGGCGTAATCTTTTTATCCCGGAAGAACACCTGGACCGCCTGCTGGATCTGGTGAAAAAGGTCAATCTTGCGGAAAGACGGTTCTTCCCCCAGGCCCCGGGCCAAACCGCGGTAAAAATCCATGACCGTCCCTGTGGCCAGGGGCAAATAAATAACCTTAAAGAGGGCCGGGTTTAAATTAGCACAAAAGACCCGCAAGGCAAAGGTCTTACCGGCTCCCGGTTCCCCCACCAGGACCCCCATG includes:
- a CDS encoding ExeA family protein, with amino-acid sequence MYQAFYGLKGAPFGKELKPQDAFLSCSLKETRARLEYLSRVRGMGVLVGEPGAGKTFALRVFCANLNPALFKVIYLPLATGTVMDFYRGLARGLGEEPSFRKIDLFHQIQQAVQVFFRDKKITPVFILDEMHLANPKFLLDLALLFNFAMDAFNPFILVLAGLPFLLSRLELNQTQSLAQRLVVRFQVEPLNREEVGAYLEHHLSLVGATRPLFEPPAVEAIASRSRGWPRLVNNLALTSLLWGAQLKAQLISADVVRQAAAEIGL